The Zobellia alginiliquefaciens genome contains a region encoding:
- a CDS encoding porin family protein, which translates to MNKSVKVLMILLMVSSGFSANAQIFGVKAGIGLANITSPDEGGNNLFGRTLGVKIGGTIEFDITDDLYIGSGLGFAKKGASTVGDTFNTFYIEMPLSARYDIVAIGGSGYLYGLSGFNLGYMLSANRNDTKINIGSDPVNDYFKTFDFGLNFGVGVILDERFEIGLVTEFGLVNIYANDLSTLRNTTLLVSFGYKFGM; encoded by the coding sequence ATGAACAAGTCGGTAAAAGTACTTATGATTTTATTAATGGTGTCATCAGGTTTCTCTGCTAATGCCCAAATTTTTGGTGTAAAAGCAGGAATAGGTTTGGCAAATATAACGTCTCCGGATGAAGGAGGTAATAACCTATTCGGGCGAACTTTAGGAGTCAAGATAGGAGGTACTATTGAGTTTGATATAACCGATGATTTATATATAGGTTCGGGTCTAGGATTTGCCAAGAAGGGTGCTTCTACAGTTGGGGACACTTTCAATACGTTTTACATAGAGATGCCTCTTAGCGCACGTTATGATATTGTTGCAATTGGGGGTTCTGGTTATCTTTATGGGCTTTCTGGTTTTAATTTGGGTTATATGTTATCTGCTAATAGAAACGACACAAAAATTAACATAGGTTCTGACCCGGTCAATGATTACTTTAAAACATTTGATTTTGGACTTAATTTTGGTGTTGGCGTTATTTTGGACGAAAGATTTGAGATAGGTTTAGTTACTGAGTTTGGACTGGTTAATATTTATGCTAATGATTTGTCTACTCTTAGAAATACTACGTTGCTAGTTTCTTTTGGATACAAGTTTGGAATGTAG
- a CDS encoding PQQ-like beta-propeller repeat protein, producing MENRILIKGLLLSFFILITVSCEKGDGVELDENGEVINPQKGNQIVSGNPALNTFLIASQDETLYTVDAQTGEETAIYEFPYQTDFELIPSYKDGIIYVTADDNSINAVDVNTKSFVWEQYLLESDFSSYGVTPPTCVDGVCYASGTTGVLTAVNQITGDLKWYYTSDPSGELDNILHGNSSQIIHGDKIYVFSEESFISDFPPYMHILDKETGKFIQKVKLPYELTGTPLVVDNIMYLPAKNLYAINLDTMDVLWEFEANGAGTPYISGDRLIVNAIPPGQGLRSALYCIDMSTTSIVWQKDTGVDTLWNPLIVENVVYSNYDKGSSFPGATNAKPFAVDLESGEELWYNADVSVDHSPVYANGILFSYGHDLYRTDDTDNNVGLLTIDANTGKTLWLNSFFRYGARLNPLVIAENGVFGPSYYRGE from the coding sequence ATGGAAAACAGAATATTAATTAAAGGCCTGCTTCTATCTTTTTTCATCCTTATAACGGTTAGCTGTGAAAAAGGCGATGGAGTAGAACTAGATGAAAATGGAGAGGTAATCAATCCTCAAAAAGGGAATCAAATTGTATCTGGTAACCCAGCATTAAATACTTTTCTAATAGCTTCACAAGATGAAACCCTATATACGGTTGATGCTCAAACGGGAGAAGAAACGGCAATTTATGAATTCCCGTACCAAACGGACTTTGAGTTGATTCCAAGTTACAAGGACGGTATTATTTATGTAACCGCAGATGATAACTCTATCAATGCAGTTGATGTGAATACCAAGAGTTTTGTTTGGGAACAGTATTTACTAGAAAGCGATTTTAGTAGTTATGGTGTTACACCTCCCACCTGTGTGGATGGCGTGTGTTATGCTTCCGGTACCACTGGAGTGTTGACGGCGGTTAATCAGATTACGGGGGATCTTAAATGGTATTATACTTCCGATCCGTCGGGTGAGTTAGATAATATATTGCATGGCAACAGTTCGCAAATAATCCACGGAGATAAGATATATGTTTTCTCCGAAGAAAGTTTCATAAGCGATTTTCCTCCTTATATGCACATTCTGGATAAGGAAACCGGTAAGTTCATTCAAAAGGTGAAGTTACCCTATGAATTAACAGGTACCCCTTTGGTTGTTGATAATATCATGTATTTGCCAGCTAAAAATCTTTACGCAATAAATTTAGATACTATGGATGTATTATGGGAATTTGAAGCAAATGGTGCCGGTACGCCCTATATTTCTGGAGATAGATTAATTGTGAATGCCATACCTCCGGGACAAGGTTTAAGGTCTGCTTTGTATTGTATAGACATGAGTACTACGTCTATTGTTTGGCAAAAAGATACTGGAGTAGATACGCTGTGGAATCCCTTAATAGTGGAAAATGTAGTGTATAGTAATTATGATAAAGGCTCAAGTTTTCCTGGTGCAACTAATGCTAAACCTTTTGCTGTGGATCTTGAAAGTGGTGAAGAATTGTGGTATAACGCAGATGTAAGTGTAGACCATAGTCCCGTATATGCAAATGGTATTTTGTTTTCTTATGGGCACGATTTGTATCGTACGGATGATACAGATAATAATGTGGGGCTATTGACAATAGATGCGAATACGGGCAAGACCTTATGGTTAAATTCTTTCTTTAGATATGGTGCCCGTCTAAATCCTTTAGTAATAGCTGAAAACGGCGTCTTTGGTCCTTCGTACTATCGTGGGGAGTAA